Within Patescibacteria group bacterium, the genomic segment GATAGCTGGTTTGAGTTCATCAAAGATAGTTTCTGTAATTTCTTTCAGGTCGGCCATTTCTGGCTCTACCGCGAACACCCCTAATTCAATACGTGATACATTCAACAAGGCATTTACTAATTCAACCATTCTATGGTTACCTTTATATATCTCATCAACAAACTCCTTCTGCTGCGGCTTTAATTTTCCGGCATCACCCGTTAACAACATTTCGGCATACCAATTAACGGCCGACAGTGGGGTGCGCAATTGGTGCGAGGCCAATGATACAAACTCCGTTTTCATGCGATCAACATTAGTCTCTAAAGTAACATCACGAAATACCTCAATCACTCCAACAATTTTTCCATTTAAAATAAATGGAGTTACTATAATATTAACAGGAAATTTTGTACCATCTTTGCGCTTATAATAGTAAACTGTACCAATGGGTGTTTTTGTTTTTGTACCATTTGTCAGCGCTAACATCATTGGTCTTTCCTGGAGCGACACCATTTCATCATTTTCATACACCAACTTAAACATTGTAGTAACCGGCCTTCCCATTAACTCTTGTTTACTGTACCCAAGCATGTTTAAAGCCGAATCATTTATCATAGTGATGATACCATCTTGATTCGTCGAAACAATACCATCGGCGATATTGGCAAATAAAGCCTCATCTTTGGCTTTATCAGCTGCTAATTCTTTTAATGTTTGATTAATTTGTTTCTCGGCGATTTTGCGTTCAGAAATATCTCGCTCAATACCTAAATAAAATTTAATGTCTGTATTATCATCTAAAATCGGAGCAATCGATATCTCAGCTTGATATAATTCACCATTTTTACGTTTATTAGTAAGCTCACCAATAAAAACCTTTTTTTTATTTTTTATTGTATCCCAAAATTTTTCATAGAATTTCTGCGGCATTGGGCTATGCCATAACGTGCCGGCCTTTTTATTAATTACTTCTTTAGGTGTATAACCAGTAACTCTCTCGACGGCTTTGTTGACATATAATACCGTACCCTCAGGATCTGTGATTATTATATAATCAGAGGCATTATCAACGGCTAATTTAAATTTTTGAAGTTCTTCCGCCAATTTAGTTGATTTTTCTTTCTCTCGCTCAACATCATCTAAAATATTTAAAATGGCCATTTGTTGTTCCTCTAATTTTTTATTATTAATTTTCAATTCTTTCGTTTTAACATTTATTTCTATATTTAAATCACTATAATAGTTCTCTATTTTGGCAGACATTGTATTTATGGTATTAGCCAAACTTTCCCATTCATCGCCCGTGTTAATATTAACGCGACTGGAAAAATTCCCTGTACTAATTTCATTGATATTGTCAGTAAACATTTTAATCGGGCGTAATAAAAAAACTCTAACTATACGATAACTAATCAGAAAAAAAATCAAAAAACCTAATGCAATAACTATACTCACACCTGCGGTTGTTAGACCCACAGATTGAACTACATCTTCCATGCCTATTTCTGT encodes:
- a CDS encoding PAS domain S-box protein, with product MKNRTIKQKLVKTIIVIGFVFGAVSVTGSYFYLQNFLTKDRVEYVLRIAREQAGETNAEFDYYRLFSKMLGTNTVLEQYLTEPSDEHRMVVDGLLNKYAITDKNILSIYVLDKSGLTLVSTDKTFIGNNYGFRDYFQSAIRGNPLVTSAIGVTTNQFGYYFSYPIQQANNDAIGVVVIKVSDDYINNKLYEGELVKGNTLMLVDGDSVVMASSRPERILSSLGPLTALERTKVIQDNKFNGHKIETLQYGAVKDIITNYQAPQSIKIMDEIDGEEEVVYIEKLKDIPYYLVTEIGMEDVVQSVGLTTAGVSIVIALGFLIFFLISYRIVRVFLLRPIKMFTDNINEISTGNFSSRVNINTGDEWESLANTINTMSAKIENYYSDLNIEINVKTKELKINNKKLEEQQMAILNILDDVEREKEKSTKLAEELQKFKLAVDNASDYIIITDPEGTVLYVNKAVERVTGYTPKEVINKKAGTLWHSPMPQKFYEKFWDTIKNKKKVFIGELTNKRKNGELYQAEISIAPILDDNTDIKFYLGIERDISERKIAEKQINQTLKELAADKAKDEALFANIADGIVSTNQDGIITMINDSALNMLGYSKQELMGRPVTTMFKLVYENDEMVSLQERPMMLALTNGTKTKTPIGTVYYYKRKDGTKFPVNIIVTPFILNGKIVGVIEVFRDVTLETNVDRMKTEFVSLASHQLRTPLSAVNWYAEMLLTGDAGKLKPQQKEFVDEIYKGNHRMVELVNALLNVSRIELGVFAVEPEMADLKEITETIFDELKPAIKQKKMKVTKQYDAALGKISLDTKLFRIVLQNILTNAVKYTAEKGRINLIMKKRARDILFSVTDNGYGIPQKDQSKIFTKMFRADNVQTKDTSGTGLGLYIAKAIVEQTCHGKIWFESKENKGTTFYFTIPLAGMLKKTGNKALA